One Micromonospora sp. WMMD1120 genomic region harbors:
- a CDS encoding YhjD/YihY/BrkB family envelope integrity protein: protein MNVIGQIEAGIDRWVTAARHRSGLFDHVWRAGALYAEVLAGRLAAAIAYYGFFAVFALALVAYSIFGAILEDNDEVSAAAADFLKENLPFLDAQQIANSSNTVGVVGLVILVFTGIGWVEAIRSSQRLMYQLNQQPGNLVVRRLVDLGVMIGVFVLLGVSVAAVDALESLLRFLLRSTGSVGLTTISAVLSVLVNMVLATALLLAVPRLRMSRSRLRPVVLLVAVGITLLNTVGRYYVVRTERNPAYTVVAGAVGLLLYLYLLNQLVLFGAALLATSTNGRVVDLAEATAPPEDADDETGPGTPGGGV from the coding sequence GTGAACGTGATCGGGCAGATCGAGGCGGGCATCGACCGCTGGGTGACCGCCGCGCGCCACCGGTCGGGCCTCTTCGATCACGTCTGGCGGGCCGGCGCGCTCTACGCCGAGGTGCTGGCCGGGCGGCTGGCCGCCGCGATCGCCTACTACGGCTTCTTCGCGGTGTTCGCGCTGGCCCTGGTGGCGTACTCCATCTTCGGCGCGATCCTCGAGGACAACGACGAGGTGAGCGCGGCGGCCGCCGACTTTCTCAAGGAGAACCTGCCGTTCCTGGACGCACAGCAGATCGCCAACTCCAGCAACACGGTGGGCGTGGTCGGCCTGGTCATCCTGGTGTTCACCGGCATCGGCTGGGTGGAGGCCATCCGGTCCTCGCAGCGGTTGATGTACCAGCTCAACCAGCAGCCGGGCAACCTGGTGGTCCGACGGCTCGTCGACCTGGGCGTGATGATCGGCGTCTTCGTGCTGCTGGGTGTCTCGGTCGCGGCGGTGGACGCCCTGGAGTCGCTGCTGCGTTTCCTGCTGCGTAGCACCGGTTCGGTCGGCCTCACCACGATCAGCGCGGTGCTCAGCGTGCTGGTCAACATGGTGCTCGCCACCGCGTTGCTGCTCGCCGTGCCCCGGCTGCGGATGAGTCGGTCCCGACTGCGGCCGGTCGTGCTGCTGGTGGCGGTCGGGATCACGCTGCTGAACACCGTCGGGCGGTACTACGTGGTGCGTACCGAGCGGAACCCCGCGTACACGGTGGTGGCCGGCGCCGTCGGTCTGCTGCTCTACCTCTATCTGCTCAACCAGCTGGTGCTGTTCGGCGCGGCGCTGCTCGCGACCAGCACCAACGGTCGGGTGGTGGACCTGGCGGAGGCAACGGCCCCGCCGGAGGACGCCGACGACGAGACCGGACCGGGCACGCCGGGTGGTGGCGTGTGA
- a CDS encoding GntR family transcriptional regulator — translation MLISVNPDSPVPPYEQVRGQLAELIGDGRLPVGTRLPTVRQLAADLDLAANTVARAYRELETAGLLETRGRNGTFVAPGRDDAVDRLQRAAAGYATEAARLGVPPATALALVRAALDAIRPG, via the coding sequence ATGCTGATCTCGGTCAATCCGGACTCTCCGGTGCCCCCGTACGAGCAGGTGCGGGGGCAGCTCGCCGAGCTGATCGGGGACGGCCGGCTGCCGGTCGGCACCCGACTGCCCACCGTGCGGCAACTCGCCGCCGACCTCGACCTGGCCGCGAACACGGTGGCCCGCGCCTACCGGGAGCTGGAGACGGCCGGGCTGCTGGAGACGCGGGGACGCAACGGCACCTTCGTCGCCCCGGGCCGGGACGACGCCGTCGACCGGTTGCAGCGGGCGGCGGCCGGCTACGCGACCGAGGCGGCCCGGCTCGGCGTACCCCCGGCGACCGCGCTCGCCCTCGTCCGAGCGGCCCTGGACGCGATCCGCCCCGGCTGA
- a CDS encoding VOC family protein: MARVAQCTIDVADLDLMVAFWSAALGCEVEQGDDGSAKLWPPGRPTEAAPTIWLQGSGTPKEGKNRLHLDLVADGDPRAEVRRLVGLGARHVDVGQTGTEGFTVLADPEGNEFCVLDTAPRR, from the coding sequence GTGGCACGGGTGGCGCAGTGCACCATCGACGTCGCGGACCTGGATCTCATGGTCGCGTTCTGGTCCGCGGCGCTCGGCTGCGAGGTCGAGCAGGGCGACGACGGCAGCGCCAAGCTGTGGCCACCGGGGCGACCCACCGAGGCGGCGCCCACCATCTGGTTGCAGGGCTCGGGCACCCCGAAGGAGGGCAAGAACCGCCTGCACCTCGACCTGGTCGCCGACGGCGACCCGCGGGCCGAGGTACGGCGACTCGTCGGCCTGGGCGCGCGGCACGTCGACGTCGGCCAGACCGGAACCGAGGGGTTCACAGTGCTCGCCGATCCCGAGGGCAACGAGTTCTGCGTACTGGACACCGCGCCCCGGCGCTGA
- a CDS encoding LacI family DNA-binding transcriptional regulator, producing the protein MRARLSDIAQQADVSEATVSRVLNDRPGVAAETRQAVLTALDVLGYERPARLRKRSAGLVGLVVPELDNPIFPAFAQVIESTLAQSGFTPVLCTQTAGGVTEDEYVEMLLDRQVSGIVFVSGLHADTAANHDRYRALLARPMPVVMINGYVPDIGAPFVSCDDREAAELAVAHLVALGHRRIGLVTGPDRFVPVRRKVAAWRSAMTRLAGVAEADLDSLAELSLFGVEGGEAATGRLLDRGVTGVVCGSDLMALGAIRAARQRGLGVPDDLSVVGYDDSPLMAFTDPPLTTMRQPVTAMAVAAVRALVDEINGHGAPHSEYLFRPELVVRGSTAVAPSAARLTYARSA; encoded by the coding sequence ATGCGCGCTCGACTGTCCGACATCGCTCAACAGGCCGACGTCAGCGAGGCCACCGTGTCGCGCGTGCTCAACGACCGGCCCGGCGTGGCGGCGGAGACCCGGCAGGCCGTCCTCACCGCTCTCGATGTGCTGGGGTACGAGCGTCCGGCCCGACTCCGCAAGCGCAGCGCCGGACTGGTCGGCCTGGTGGTGCCGGAGCTGGACAATCCGATCTTTCCCGCCTTCGCCCAGGTCATCGAGTCCACACTGGCGCAGAGCGGGTTCACTCCCGTGCTCTGCACGCAGACCGCCGGCGGTGTGACCGAGGACGAGTACGTCGAGATGCTGCTGGACCGGCAGGTCTCCGGGATCGTGTTCGTCTCCGGCCTGCACGCCGACACCGCCGCGAACCACGACCGCTACCGGGCGCTGCTCGCCCGACCGATGCCGGTCGTCATGATCAATGGGTACGTGCCCGACATCGGCGCGCCCTTCGTCTCCTGCGACGACCGGGAGGCGGCCGAACTCGCCGTCGCCCACCTGGTCGCGCTCGGGCACCGGCGGATCGGCCTGGTCACCGGCCCGGACCGGTTCGTCCCGGTGCGACGCAAGGTGGCCGCCTGGCGCTCCGCGATGACCCGCCTCGCCGGCGTCGCCGAGGCCGACCTGGATTCCCTGGCCGAGCTGTCACTGTTCGGAGTGGAGGGTGGCGAGGCGGCGACCGGCCGGCTGCTGGACCGCGGTGTCACAGGTGTGGTCTGCGGCTCCGACCTGATGGCGCTCGGCGCGATCCGGGCGGCCCGCCAACGTGGCCTCGGCGTGCCCGACGACCTCTCCGTGGTCGGGTACGACGACTCGCCGTTGATGGCCTTCACCGACCCGCCGCTGACCACCATGCGGCAGCCGGTCACCGCGATGGCGGTCGCCGCCGTCCGGGCGCTGGTCGACGAGATCAACGGGCACGGCGCCCCGCACTCGGAATATCTGTTCCGCCCCGAGCTGGTGGTGCGCGGTTCGACCGCCGTCGCCCCGAGCGCGGCACGGCTCACCTACGCGAGGTCCGCCTGA